Proteins found in one Bacillus subtilis subsp. subtilis str. 168 genomic segment:
- the ybbK gene encoding hypothetical protein (Evidence 4: Unknown function but conserved in other organisms): MILVSSCLGGIECRYNGSHAASEKIRKLVDEKKAVMACPELLGGFSTPREPAEIIGGTGEDVLNGTAKIVTASGEDVTELYMEGAAKTLAYAKEINASAVILKENSPSCGSGFIYNGTFSGKKITGSGVTAALLKQAGYRVISENELNDIL, translated from the coding sequence ATGATTCTAGTCAGTTCTTGCCTTGGAGGCATTGAATGCAGATATAACGGCTCTCACGCAGCGTCGGAGAAAATCAGAAAACTAGTCGATGAAAAGAAAGCAGTCATGGCTTGCCCTGAACTTCTCGGCGGCTTCTCTACCCCACGCGAACCCGCAGAAATCATAGGAGGCACTGGCGAGGATGTCCTCAATGGAACAGCGAAAATCGTGACAGCTTCAGGAGAAGACGTCACAGAACTATATATGGAAGGCGCCGCGAAAACATTGGCTTACGCAAAAGAAATCAACGCTTCTGCCGTCATATTAAAAGAAAACAGTCCATCTTGCGGAAGCGGTTTTATCTATAACGGCACATTCTCTGGCAAAAAAATCACCGGCAGCGGAGTAACCGCCGCACTGTTAAAACAAGCGGGCTACCGCGTCATTTCGGAAAACGAGCTTAACGACATATTGTAA
- the amiE gene encoding amidase hydrolyzing N-acetylmuramyl-L-Ala bond of MurNAc peptides (Evidence 1a: Function from experimental evidences in the studied strain; PubMedId: 16452451, 20400549; Product type e: enzyme) — MKTKTLFIFSAILTLSIFAPNETFAQTAGNLIEPKIINAETAQFSTKKLRKVDQMIERDIAAGFPGAVLVVVKDGRIIKKAAYGYSKKYEGSELLRRPAKMKTRTMFDLASNTKMYATNFALQRLVSQGKLDVYEKVSAYLPGFKDQPGDLIKGKDKIRVIDVLQHQSGLPSSFYFYTPEKAGKYYSQERDKTIEYLTKIPLDYQTGTKHVYSDIGYMLLGCIVEKLTGKPLDVYTEQELYKPLRLKHTLYNPLQKGFKPKQFAATERMGNTRDGVIQFPNIRTNTLQGEVHDEKAFYSMDGVSGHAGLFSNADDMAILLQVMLNKGSYRNISLFDQKTADLFTAPSATDPTFALGWRRNGSKSMEWMFGPHASENAYGHTGWTGTVTIIDPAYNLGIALLTNKKHTPVIDPEENPNVFEGDQFPTGSYGSVITAIYEAME, encoded by the coding sequence GTGAAAACAAAGACACTGTTCATATTCAGTGCCATTTTAACCCTATCGATATTTGCGCCAAATGAAACCTTCGCACAAACAGCAGGCAACTTGATTGAGCCGAAAATCATAAATGCAGAAACTGCACAATTCTCGACGAAGAAGCTAAGGAAGGTAGATCAGATGATAGAACGGGATATTGCAGCAGGATTTCCAGGCGCCGTTCTTGTGGTGGTGAAGGATGGACGCATCATAAAAAAAGCAGCATACGGCTACAGTAAAAAGTACGAAGGATCAGAACTGCTGCGCCGTCCGGCCAAAATGAAAACCCGCACGATGTTTGACTTAGCCTCAAATACAAAAATGTACGCAACAAATTTTGCATTGCAGCGCTTAGTCAGCCAAGGAAAACTTGACGTCTATGAAAAAGTTTCTGCATATTTGCCGGGTTTCAAGGATCAGCCGGGTGACCTCATAAAAGGAAAAGACAAGATACGTGTCATTGATGTCCTCCAGCACCAATCAGGGCTCCCATCAAGCTTTTACTTTTACACGCCGGAAAAAGCCGGCAAGTACTATTCCCAAGAACGGGACAAAACGATTGAATATTTGACGAAAATTCCGCTCGATTATCAAACCGGGACAAAACACGTATACAGTGACATTGGATATATGCTACTCGGATGTATTGTCGAAAAACTCACCGGCAAACCGCTTGATGTCTACACGGAGCAAGAGCTCTACAAACCGCTCAGGCTGAAGCATACCTTGTACAATCCGCTGCAAAAGGGCTTTAAACCGAAACAGTTCGCAGCTACTGAACGCATGGGCAATACACGTGACGGCGTTATTCAATTCCCTAACATCCGCACAAACACGCTGCAAGGAGAGGTGCATGACGAAAAAGCGTTTTACTCAATGGACGGCGTGTCTGGGCATGCCGGATTGTTCTCAAATGCAGATGATATGGCCATACTGCTGCAAGTCATGTTAAACAAAGGTTCATACCGAAACATTTCTTTATTTGATCAGAAAACAGCCGACCTGTTTACAGCACCTTCAGCAACAGATCCGACATTCGCTCTTGGCTGGAGGCGGAACGGAAGTAAAAGCATGGAATGGATGTTTGGCCCTCATGCCAGCGAAAATGCTTACGGGCATACCGGCTGGACGGGGACAGTTACAATTATTGATCCAGCATACAATTTAGGCATCGCATTGTTAACAAATAAAAAGCATACACCAGTTATTGATCCGGAAGAAAATCCGAACGTCTTTGAAGGTGACCAATTTCCAACAGGCAGTTATGGAAGTGTCATAACCGCGATTTATGAAGCGATGGAGTGA
- the murP gene encoding N-acetylmuramic acid PTS permease-MurP subunit (Evidence 2a: Function from experimental evidences in other organisms; PubMedId: 15060041, 15849754, 16850406, 10627040, 20400549, 22960854; Product type t : transporter), producing the protein MSKENNYHHLAQKILELCGGKSNISSYTHCMTRLRITPYDESKADAQALRKLDGVLGVVEAETLQIILGTGVVNHVTAAFSKLVSAEEGADVKEAAAKKKADINRKNATPFKLFLRKIASIFIPLIPALVASGLITGITKAIIQAGWLSADSQIAIILTVIGSGLFTYLGILVGINASKEFGGTPALGALAGILIINPEIAKISLFGEELLPGRGGLIGVLFAAIFIAYTEQFIRRFIPQSLDIIVTPTVSLLITGIVTYVVFMPLGGFISDAITSGLLSILDIGGIAAGFILGATFLPLVVTGLHQGLTPVHMELINSIGNDPLLPILAMGGAGQVGAAFAVFVKTKKTTLRKAIAGGLPSGLLGIGEPLIFGVTLPLGRPFLTACLGAGIGGAFQAYFQVATIAIGVSGLPLSFLVLPSQIILYIVGLFISYAAGFLLTYAFGYKDEMASQFD; encoded by the coding sequence ATGAGCAAAGAAAATAACTACCATCATCTCGCACAGAAAATCCTTGAGCTATGCGGAGGAAAATCCAATATTTCTTCATATACGCATTGCATGACACGCCTGCGCATTACGCCTTACGATGAAAGCAAAGCGGATGCTCAGGCTTTAAGAAAGCTTGACGGCGTATTGGGGGTCGTTGAAGCTGAAACCTTACAAATTATCCTCGGCACAGGAGTTGTCAATCATGTTACAGCTGCTTTCTCAAAGCTCGTGTCAGCAGAAGAAGGTGCCGATGTCAAAGAAGCAGCGGCCAAAAAGAAAGCCGATATCAATCGGAAAAATGCCACTCCTTTTAAACTTTTCTTACGTAAAATTGCCAGCATTTTTATCCCTCTTATTCCCGCTCTAGTCGCTTCCGGTTTAATTACTGGGATTACCAAAGCAATTATTCAAGCAGGCTGGCTCTCTGCAGACTCACAAATTGCGATTATCCTGACAGTCATCGGATCAGGGCTGTTCACTTATCTCGGCATTCTCGTCGGTATTAACGCTTCGAAAGAATTTGGCGGGACACCCGCACTTGGGGCTTTGGCCGGGATCTTGATTATCAATCCGGAGATCGCAAAAATCAGTTTATTTGGAGAAGAGCTTCTCCCGGGCAGGGGAGGTCTGATCGGCGTCCTTTTCGCAGCCATATTCATTGCTTACACCGAACAATTTATTCGCCGTTTTATTCCTCAATCACTTGATATCATTGTCACACCCACCGTTTCACTGTTAATCACCGGAATCGTAACGTATGTCGTATTTATGCCTTTAGGCGGATTCATTTCTGATGCTATTACATCCGGCCTACTGTCCATCCTGGACATCGGCGGCATCGCTGCGGGCTTTATTCTGGGCGCAACCTTCCTTCCTCTCGTCGTAACCGGACTGCATCAAGGCTTGACGCCTGTGCACATGGAACTGATCAATTCAATTGGCAATGATCCTCTGCTCCCTATTTTGGCTATGGGAGGTGCAGGACAGGTAGGCGCGGCCTTTGCCGTTTTCGTGAAGACGAAAAAAACAACACTGAGGAAAGCAATCGCCGGCGGGCTTCCATCGGGACTGCTCGGCATTGGTGAACCGCTTATTTTCGGAGTCACGCTGCCGCTTGGCCGTCCGTTTTTAACAGCATGTTTAGGAGCTGGAATCGGCGGCGCCTTTCAAGCTTATTTTCAAGTAGCCACCATTGCGATTGGTGTCTCCGGACTGCCGCTATCTTTTCTAGTCCTGCCTTCGCAAATCATCCTGTATATCGTTGGGCTCTTTATTTCCTACGCGGCCGGTTTTTTATTGACCTATGCATTCGGATATAAAGATGAAATGGCTTCTCAGTTCGATTAA
- the nagZ gene encoding N-acetylglucosaminidase lipoprotein (Evidence 1a: Function from experimental evidences in the studied strain; PubMedId: 8063094, 20400549, 20826810, 23177201, 26963691; Product type e: enzyme), which translates to MRPVFPLILSAVLFLSCFFGARQTEASASKRAIDANQIVNRMSLDEKLGQMLMPDFRNWQKEGESSPQALTKMNDEVASLVKKYQFGGIILFAENVKTTKQTVQLTDDYQKASPKIPLMLSIDQEGGIVTRLGEGTNFPGNMALGAARSRINAYQTGSIIGKELSALGINTDFSPVVDINNNPDNPVIGVRSFSSNRELTSRLGLYTMKGLQRQDIASALKHFPGHGDTDVDSHYGLPLVSHGQERLREVELYPFQKAIDAGADMVMTAHVQFPAFDDTTYKSKLDGSDILVPATLSKKVMTGLLRQEMGFNGVIVTDALNMKAIADHFGQEEAVVMAVKAGVDIALMPASVTSLKEEQKFARVIQALKEAVKNGDIPEQQINNSVERIISLKIKRGMYPARNSDSTKEKIAKAKKIVGSKQHLKAEKKLAEKAVTVLKNEQHTLPFKPKKGSRILIVAPYEEQTASIEQTIHDLIKRKKIKPVSLSKMNFASQVFKTEHEKQVKEADYIITGSYVVKNDPVVNDGVIDDTISDSSKWATVFPRAVMKAALQHNKPFVLMSLRNPYDAANFEEAKALIAVYGFKGYANGRYLQPNIPAGVMAIFGQAKPKGTLPVDIPSVTKPGNTLYPLGYGLNIKTGRPL; encoded by the coding sequence ATGAGACCTGTCTTTCCGCTTATCCTTTCAGCCGTTCTCTTTCTTTCATGCTTTTTCGGGGCCAGACAGACAGAAGCCTCTGCATCCAAACGTGCAATCGATGCCAATCAGATTGTCAATCGTATGTCGTTAGATGAAAAACTCGGCCAGATGCTGATGCCTGATTTTAGAAATTGGCAAAAGGAAGGCGAGTCCTCTCCGCAAGCCCTTACAAAAATGAATGATGAAGTCGCCAGCCTCGTCAAGAAATATCAATTCGGAGGCATCATCCTTTTTGCAGAAAATGTAAAAACAACAAAACAAACTGTCCAACTGACAGACGATTACCAAAAGGCAAGTCCAAAAATCCCGCTCATGCTGAGTATTGATCAGGAAGGCGGCATTGTAACGAGGTTAGGGGAGGGCACTAATTTCCCAGGGAATATGGCGCTGGGCGCAGCCAGAAGCAGAATCAATGCGTATCAGACCGGCAGCATCATCGGAAAAGAGCTCTCTGCCTTAGGCATCAATACAGATTTCAGCCCTGTCGTGGACATTAACAATAATCCTGATAATCCTGTAATCGGCGTACGGTCATTCAGCTCCAATCGAGAACTGACATCACGCCTCGGTTTATATACGATGAAAGGGTTGCAGCGGCAGGATATCGCGTCTGCCCTCAAACATTTCCCGGGACATGGAGACACGGACGTTGACAGCCATTATGGACTGCCGCTCGTTTCCCATGGCCAAGAACGGCTTCGTGAGGTCGAGCTTTATCCTTTTCAAAAAGCAATTGATGCTGGTGCTGATATGGTGATGACAGCCCATGTTCAGTTTCCCGCCTTTGATGACACCACTTACAAAAGCAAACTCGATGGATCGGACATTCTGGTTCCAGCTACACTTTCAAAAAAAGTGATGACAGGTCTTCTTCGTCAGGAAATGGGCTTTAATGGGGTCATCGTTACCGATGCGCTCAATATGAAGGCAATCGCAGATCATTTCGGACAGGAAGAGGCTGTGGTCATGGCCGTAAAAGCTGGTGTCGATATTGCATTAATGCCAGCCTCAGTCACTTCATTGAAAGAAGAACAGAAATTCGCACGTGTTATTCAAGCTTTGAAAGAAGCCGTGAAAAACGGGGATATTCCTGAACAACAAATCAACAATTCAGTTGAAAGAATCATTTCCCTGAAAATAAAACGCGGCATGTATCCAGCGCGAAACAGCGACAGTACAAAAGAAAAAATAGCCAAAGCCAAAAAAATCGTAGGAAGCAAGCAGCACCTGAAAGCAGAGAAAAAATTAGCTGAAAAAGCAGTAACTGTATTAAAAAATGAACAGCACACTTTGCCGTTCAAGCCTAAAAAAGGCAGCCGAATCTTAATTGTGGCACCTTACGAAGAACAAACTGCTTCAATCGAACAAACCATTCACGATCTCATCAAGCGAAAGAAAATCAAACCCGTATCCCTCAGCAAAATGAACTTTGCCAGCCAAGTATTTAAGACCGAGCATGAAAAACAAGTAAAAGAGGCTGATTATATCATTACCGGCTCCTATGTCGTCAAAAATGACCCTGTCGTCAACGACGGTGTCATCGACGACACAATATCAGATTCAAGCAAATGGGCCACCGTGTTTCCGAGAGCTGTCATGAAAGCCGCACTGCAGCACAACAAACCATTTGTCTTAATGAGCCTGCGCAACCCCTATGACGCAGCCAATTTCGAAGAAGCAAAAGCACTGATTGCAGTCTATGGCTTTAAAGGATACGCAAATGGCCGTTATCTTCAACCTAATATTCCGGCCGGAGTGATGGCGATATTCGGCCAGGCAAAACCTAAAGGCACACTTCCAGTTGACATTCCGTCAGTCACGAAACCAGGGAACACCCTTTACCCACTTGGCTACGGATTAAATATCAAAACGGGAAGACCGCTTTAA
- the murQ gene encoding D-lactyl ether N-acetylmuramic-6-phosphate acid etherase (Evidence 2a: Function from experimental evidences in other organisms; PubMedId: 15983044, 20400549, 16452451; Product type e: enzyme) has protein sequence MSEPLNLHRLTTESRNSQTVEIHKANTLGILKMINNEDMKVAAAVQEVLPDIKTAVDCAYESFQNGGRLIYTGAGTSGRLGVMDAVECPPTYSVSPDQVIGIMAGGPEAFLQAAEGIEDSEEAGAEDLRNIQLTSNDTVIAIAASGRTPYAAGALRYARKVGAHTIALTCNENSAISKDADHSIEVVVGPEAITGSTRMKAATAHKMILNMISTAVMVKIGKVYENLMVDVNVSNKKLKERAISIIQSLTNASYDTARYTLEQADHHVKTAIVMLKTSTDQKQAQTLLDEANGFIDKAIEHYHP, from the coding sequence ATGTCAGAACCATTAAACCTTCACCGTCTTACAACGGAATCACGCAATAGTCAAACAGTTGAAATCCACAAAGCAAACACTCTCGGCATCCTTAAAATGATCAACAACGAAGATATGAAAGTCGCTGCAGCCGTTCAGGAGGTTCTCCCCGACATCAAAACAGCTGTAGACTGCGCATATGAATCGTTTCAAAATGGAGGCCGGCTCATATATACAGGCGCCGGCACAAGCGGCAGACTCGGCGTCATGGATGCTGTTGAATGTCCTCCCACCTACAGCGTAAGCCCAGATCAGGTCATCGGAATCATGGCTGGAGGCCCCGAAGCCTTTTTACAGGCAGCAGAGGGCATTGAAGACAGTGAAGAAGCAGGAGCTGAAGATTTAAGAAACATACAGCTCACTTCAAATGACACCGTCATTGCCATCGCAGCAAGCGGCCGCACACCCTACGCCGCAGGCGCCCTAAGATACGCCCGTAAAGTCGGAGCACACACCATCGCCCTTACTTGCAATGAAAATTCCGCCATCAGCAAGGATGCGGATCACAGCATTGAGGTTGTCGTCGGACCTGAGGCCATTACAGGATCAACACGTATGAAAGCCGCAACCGCTCATAAAATGATTCTAAACATGATATCTACCGCTGTAATGGTCAAAATCGGCAAGGTTTACGAAAACTTGATGGTAGACGTCAACGTCAGCAACAAAAAACTAAAAGAACGCGCCATCAGCATCATCCAAAGCCTTACAAACGCTTCATACGACACAGCCAGATACACTCTGGAACAAGCCGATCATCACGTCAAAACAGCAATCGTCATGCTCAAAACAAGCACAGATCAGAAACAAGCACAGACATTACTCGATGAAGCAAACGGTTTCATTGACAAAGCAATCGAACATTACCATCCATGA
- the ybbC gene encoding hypothetical protein (Evidence 4: Unknown function but conserved in other organisms), which yields MRKTIFAFLTGLMMFGTITAASASPDSKNQTAKKPKVQTGIDTLLPDYKKQLKGKRIGLITNPAGVNTSLKSSVDILYENPDIKLTALFGPEHGVRGDAQAGDEVGSYIDEKTGVPVYSLYGKTKKPTPEMLKNVDILMFDIQDVGTRFYTYIYTMAYAMEAAKENGIPFMVLDRPNPQGGNHIEGPILEPEYASFVGLYPIPLKHGMTIGELASLFNKEFSIDADLTVVKMKHWKRKMDFDDTRLPFVLPSPNMPTVESTFVYPATGLIEGTNISEGRGTTKPFELIGAPFIKSTELEETLNSLHLPGVTFRAASFTPTFSKHQGTLCHGVQLYVTDRDKFEAVKTGLSVIKTIHDLYPEDFEFLSTGSFDKLAGNGWIRTKIENGTSVENIINSYEKTLQQFSKTRKKYLIY from the coding sequence ATGAGAAAAACAATATTCGCTTTTCTGACAGGGCTCATGATGTTCGGAACGATAACCGCTGCCTCTGCTTCACCCGATTCAAAGAATCAAACAGCTAAAAAACCTAAAGTCCAGACTGGGATAGACACGCTCTTGCCAGACTATAAAAAACAGCTCAAGGGAAAACGCATCGGACTGATCACCAATCCAGCCGGAGTAAACACATCTCTAAAAAGCAGTGTCGATATCCTTTACGAGAACCCGGATATCAAACTGACAGCTTTATTCGGCCCTGAACACGGCGTCCGCGGTGACGCCCAGGCTGGAGACGAAGTAGGCTCTTACATTGACGAAAAAACCGGGGTTCCCGTATACAGCCTCTACGGAAAAACGAAAAAACCGACTCCAGAAATGCTTAAAAATGTCGATATTCTAATGTTTGACATTCAGGATGTCGGGACCCGTTTCTACACGTACATTTATACAATGGCATACGCAATGGAAGCCGCTAAAGAAAACGGCATTCCATTTATGGTGCTGGACCGTCCGAATCCTCAAGGCGGGAATCATATTGAAGGACCAATCTTAGAACCTGAATACGCCTCATTTGTCGGATTGTATCCCATTCCATTGAAGCATGGGATGACGATAGGCGAATTGGCTTCACTGTTCAACAAAGAATTTAGTATTGATGCCGATCTTACAGTGGTAAAAATGAAACACTGGAAACGAAAAATGGATTTTGACGATACCCGATTGCCTTTCGTCCTCCCTTCGCCTAACATGCCGACGGTGGAAAGCACATTTGTTTATCCTGCAACCGGGCTGATTGAAGGAACAAATATATCCGAAGGGCGAGGGACAACAAAGCCATTCGAATTGATCGGAGCTCCCTTTATCAAAAGCACAGAACTTGAAGAAACATTAAACAGCCTCCATTTGCCGGGCGTTACATTTAGGGCAGCATCCTTCACACCGACGTTTTCTAAACATCAAGGAACGCTTTGCCACGGTGTGCAGCTCTATGTGACAGACAGAGATAAGTTTGAAGCCGTTAAAACGGGTCTTTCAGTCATTAAAACCATACACGATCTCTATCCTGAGGATTTTGAGTTCCTGTCAACAGGTTCATTCGATAAACTGGCAGGCAACGGCTGGATCAGGACAAAAATTGAAAATGGAACTTCGGTTGAGAACATCATAAACAGCTATGAAAAAACACTCCAACAATTCAGCAAAACAAGAAAAAAGTATCTCATTTATTAG
- the murR gene encoding transcriptional regulator MurR-N-acetylmuramic acid (Evidence 2a: Function from experimental evidences in other organisms; PubMedId: 20400549; Product type r : regulator) produces the protein MATGGLAIIQSMKHKLPPSERKLADYILAHPHKAIESTVNEISALANSSDAAVIRLCKSLGLKGFQDLKMRVAGDLAKPTFQGYRDIVPHEPLPSISEKTAGNAIQAIQDTSDLMDYKELERAVSLLLKAHTVHFIGLGASGIVAKDAQQKWLRIHKQATAFTDTHLVASLIANADKDDIVFAISFSGETQEIVELFAMAKEKGITTISLTQFSQTSVSALADVPLYTAHSNEALIRSAATSSRLAQLFIIDVLFLGMAAEQYETTTGYIDKTRAAIQSMRIK, from the coding sequence ATGGCCACAGGCGGTTTAGCGATCATCCAATCAATGAAGCATAAGCTCCCTCCATCCGAGCGCAAACTTGCAGATTATATCCTAGCCCATCCCCACAAAGCAATCGAAAGCACGGTCAACGAAATCAGCGCCTTAGCCAATTCAAGTGACGCTGCCGTCATCAGGCTCTGCAAATCACTCGGTTTAAAAGGATTTCAAGATTTAAAAATGAGAGTAGCAGGCGATCTGGCAAAGCCTACGTTTCAGGGCTACCGGGATATTGTTCCCCACGAGCCGCTGCCCTCCATTTCCGAAAAAACGGCCGGCAATGCCATTCAAGCCATTCAGGATACTTCAGACCTGATGGACTACAAAGAGCTTGAACGAGCGGTTTCTCTGCTTCTCAAAGCTCATACCGTGCATTTTATCGGCCTCGGGGCTTCCGGCATTGTCGCCAAGGACGCCCAGCAAAAGTGGCTTCGCATTCATAAACAAGCAACCGCGTTTACAGACACTCATCTTGTGGCATCTTTAATCGCAAATGCAGATAAAGACGACATCGTATTCGCCATTTCGTTTTCAGGAGAGACACAGGAAATCGTTGAACTGTTCGCCATGGCTAAGGAAAAAGGCATCACAACGATCAGCCTCACACAATTCAGTCAGACATCCGTCTCCGCACTGGCTGATGTCCCTTTGTATACAGCCCATTCCAATGAAGCCTTGATTCGAAGTGCAGCCACTTCTTCCCGCCTCGCCCAGCTTTTTATAATTGATGTTTTGTTTTTAGGCATGGCGGCTGAGCAGTATGAAACGACAACCGGTTATATAGATAAAACGAGAGCAGCCATACAATCTATGAGAATAAAATAA
- the sigW gene encoding RNA polymerase ECF(extracytoplasmic function)-type sigma factor W (Evidence 1a: Function from experimental evidences in the studied strain; PubMedId: 11866510, 15130127, 16629676, 21542858, 28319136, 22720735; Product type r : regulator), which produces MEMMIKKRIKQVKKGDQDAFADIVDIYKDKIYQLCYRMLGNVHEAEDIAQEAFIRAYVNIDSFDINRKFSTWLYRIATNLTIDRIRKKKPDYYLDAEVAGTEGLTMYSQIVADGVLPEDAVVSLELSNTIQQKILKLPDKYRTVIVLKYIDELSLIEIGEILNIPVGTVKTRIHRGREALRKQLRDL; this is translated from the coding sequence ATGGAAATGATGATTAAAAAAAGAATTAAACAAGTCAAAAAAGGCGACCAGGATGCATTTGCGGACATCGTAGATATTTACAAAGATAAAATTTATCAGCTTTGCTACCGTATGCTTGGCAATGTGCATGAGGCGGAGGATATTGCACAGGAAGCTTTCATCAGAGCGTACGTTAATATCGACAGTTTTGATATTAACCGGAAATTTTCAACTTGGCTTTATCGAATCGCGACCAATTTGACCATTGACCGCATTCGCAAAAAGAAGCCGGATTATTACCTCGACGCAGAGGTGGCTGGTACGGAAGGCTTGACCATGTATTCTCAAATCGTCGCAGATGGTGTTTTGCCTGAAGATGCAGTTGTATCGCTGGAGCTCTCAAACACGATACAGCAGAAAATTTTAAAGCTTCCTGACAAATACAGAACAGTCATCGTATTAAAGTATATTGACGAACTCTCATTAATTGAAATCGGGGAGATTCTAAACATTCCTGTGGGGACTGTGAAAACGCGGATTCACAGAGGCAGAGAGGCTCTTAGAAAACAATTAAGGGATCTTTAA
- the ybbJ gene encoding putative acyltransferase (Evidence 3: Putative function from multiple computational evidences; Product type e: enzyme) — translation MTQDISLSFYKPEHLPELQSFTLTNDDKRFTSLPKEVLSQALGIQDRYPVVILKDDLPVGFFILHASKETLASYSNNPFALLLSSLSLTAVHHGKGYAKKAMLLLPAFVSGYFPWCDEIILAVNHLNIRAKHLYMKSGFLDKGRRRIGPLGEQLILHHFL, via the coding sequence ATGACTCAAGACATTTCTTTATCCTTCTATAAGCCTGAACACTTGCCCGAGCTCCAATCATTCACGCTCACCAACGATGACAAACGCTTTACCTCCCTCCCGAAAGAGGTGCTGTCTCAGGCTCTGGGCATACAGGACCGATACCCGGTTGTCATCTTAAAAGACGACCTTCCAGTCGGTTTTTTCATTTTACATGCATCAAAAGAAACGCTTGCTTCCTATTCTAACAATCCATTTGCTTTACTGCTCAGCTCCCTGTCTTTAACCGCTGTGCATCACGGAAAAGGCTATGCGAAAAAAGCCATGCTTTTGCTTCCCGCTTTTGTGAGCGGATATTTTCCATGGTGCGACGAAATCATCTTGGCCGTCAATCATCTGAACATACGCGCAAAACACCTTTATATGAAAAGCGGGTTCCTTGATAAAGGACGGCGAAGAATCGGGCCGCTTGGAGAACAGTTGATCCTTCATCATTTCTTATAG